Proteins from a genomic interval of Candidatus Neomarinimicrobiota bacterium:
- a CDS encoding aspartate kinase yields the protein MIVLKFGGSSINSSQAIRNVADIIYSKRNRHPIVVLSACGDTTDNLLASIKAARDGEFETALASVDSIYTYHQSMAAELEIGSPWKEKFEEETGRFTAELRELLRGVSLLRDISRKSIDRIVSFGERFSTLLMMCHVNTQGIDAHLVESREFMKTTDEHTRAKPLLEESEPLIQSTFNLPEDDGNYSIPIAQGFIGSTLEGDISTLGRGGSDYTASIIGAALEAETIEIWSDVDGILTADPTIIDHARVIKEMTFREASELAYFGARVLHPDTILPAVELDIPIQIYNTRNPESDGSLIRRDFPDHQEQKVVKSIAYKEGIQVLNLTSTRMFQAHDFLRKVFEVLDRHQVVADLVSTSEVSVSIAFAKDVDPQPLIHEISKFSTVSMENRKAIVCLVGENMRAYKGLPGRIFKELENFHINMISQGASEVNLSFVIDEADIEPVVRTLHDAFFAEEEKYSQRTMVSG from the coding sequence ATGATCGTTTTAAAATTTGGTGGATCTTCCATTAACAGCAGTCAAGCGATTCGGAACGTCGCTGATATTATCTATTCCAAACGCAACCGGCATCCCATCGTAGTTCTTTCTGCTTGTGGCGACACAACCGATAATCTGCTCGCTTCGATTAAGGCTGCCAGAGATGGTGAGTTCGAAACGGCTCTGGCTTCGGTTGATTCCATTTATACTTATCATCAATCTATGGCAGCTGAACTGGAGATTGGTTCGCCATGGAAAGAAAAATTCGAAGAAGAAACCGGCCGTTTCACGGCAGAGTTACGGGAGCTATTGCGTGGCGTCTCCCTTCTCAGAGATATTTCACGAAAATCCATTGATCGCATTGTCTCGTTCGGGGAGCGGTTCTCCACTCTCCTGATGATGTGTCATGTTAACACGCAGGGTATTGATGCCCATCTGGTTGAGTCTCGGGAATTCATGAAAACTACCGATGAACATACCAGGGCTAAGCCGCTTCTGGAGGAATCTGAACCGCTAATTCAATCCACATTCAATCTCCCGGAGGATGACGGAAATTATTCTATCCCGATCGCCCAGGGTTTTATCGGATCAACCCTGGAAGGCGACATTTCAACCCTTGGACGCGGCGGCTCCGATTATACCGCGAGCATTATTGGTGCAGCACTGGAAGCTGAAACCATCGAAATTTGGTCAGATGTGGACGGCATCCTGACTGCAGATCCTACGATTATCGACCACGCCCGGGTCATCAAGGAAATGACTTTCCGTGAAGCCTCTGAGCTGGCGTATTTTGGTGCCCGGGTACTGCATCCGGATACAATACTCCCTGCGGTGGAACTGGATATCCCGATTCAGATTTACAATACCAGGAATCCGGAATCTGATGGGAGTCTTATCCGGCGTGACTTCCCGGATCATCAGGAACAGAAGGTCGTTAAGTCCATTGCCTATAAGGAAGGCATCCAGGTGCTGAATTTAACCTCCACCCGGATGTTTCAGGCGCATGACTTCCTGCGGAAGGTATTTGAAGTCCTGGACAGGCATCAAGTAGTCGCCGATTTGGTATCTACCTCCGAGGTGAGTGTATCCATCGCCTTCGCAAAAGACGTGGACCCGCAACCGCTGATCCATGAAATCAGCAAGTTTTCTACTGTCAGTATGGAAAACAGGAAAGCGATTGTCTGTTTAGTCGGCGAAAATATGCGGGCCTATAAAGGGTTACCGGGGAGAATCTTCAAAGAGTTAGAAAATTTTCACATCAACATGATTTCACAGGGCGCGTCGGAGGTCAACCTCAGCTTCGTTATCGATGAAGCAGATATCGAACCGGTGGTGCGCACACTGCATGATGCGTTTTTTGCTGAGGAAGAGAAGTACTCGCAAAGAACAATGGTCTCAGGGTAA